From a region of the Paenibacillus sp. R14(2021) genome:
- the hutI gene encoding imidazolonepropionase, whose product MEQMDLLLTGIGCLATPAGDVLRSGKEMQEIQEIKDAAIAIQGGRIALFGAEADVRNKLKGAAITETLDAGGRLVTPGLIDPHTHLVHGGSREHELALKRSGVPYLTILAQGGGILSTVQATRASSEQALYEKAYRSLDTMLMQGVTTVEAKSGYGLSLEEELKQLRAAKRLNETHPVDVVSTFMGAHAVPSEYKGRTDAYVDLVCAMLPEVAQEGLAEFCDVFCEQGVFTVAQSRRILLEGRRLGLMPKIHADEIEPLGGAELAGEVGAISAEHLLAASDEGLRQLAKGGVIPVLLPGTSFNLGMNKHARAREMIDTYNLPVALSTDYNPGSCPTESMQLIIMLASLNLKMTPEEILTACTINAANAIGRGRQIGSIEIGKRADLSLFDAPNLAYLPYHFGINHTFGVIKNGQPLVWDRQMIYAQAGKGESVS is encoded by the coding sequence ATCGAACAGATGGATTTGTTATTGACGGGTATCGGTTGTTTGGCTACGCCTGCGGGGGACGTGCTGCGCAGCGGGAAAGAGATGCAGGAAATTCAAGAGATTAAGGATGCCGCAATCGCGATTCAAGGCGGCCGGATTGCGCTGTTCGGTGCAGAAGCGGATGTGCGGAACAAGCTGAAGGGCGCGGCCATAACGGAGACGCTGGACGCCGGGGGCCGCTTGGTTACGCCGGGCCTCATTGATCCGCATACGCATCTGGTGCACGGCGGGTCTCGCGAGCACGAGCTTGCGCTCAAACGCTCCGGTGTTCCTTATTTGACGATTCTTGCTCAGGGGGGCGGCATTCTAAGCACCGTGCAAGCTACCCGAGCGTCCAGTGAGCAGGCGCTGTACGAGAAAGCGTATCGCAGCCTCGATACGATGCTGATGCAAGGCGTCACGACGGTGGAGGCCAAAAGCGGCTACGGCCTTTCCTTGGAAGAGGAGTTGAAGCAGCTGCGCGCGGCGAAGCGGCTGAACGAAACTCATCCGGTTGACGTCGTGTCGACGTTCATGGGCGCTCATGCCGTGCCGTCCGAGTATAAAGGCCGGACGGACGCATACGTCGATCTCGTCTGCGCCATGCTTCCCGAGGTGGCGCAAGAAGGGCTTGCCGAGTTTTGCGACGTGTTCTGCGAGCAGGGGGTCTTTACGGTGGCGCAGTCGCGCCGGATCCTGCTCGAAGGCAGGCGGCTCGGCTTGATGCCGAAGATTCACGCCGACGAGATCGAGCCGCTGGGCGGCGCGGAATTAGCCGGCGAAGTCGGCGCCATATCTGCCGAGCATCTGCTCGCCGCTTCAGATGAAGGCTTGCGCCAGCTTGCGAAGGGCGGAGTCATACCGGTGCTTCTGCCGGGCACGTCCTTTAATCTGGGGATGAACAAACATGCGCGCGCCAGGGAAATGATTGACACCTATAACCTGCCGGTGGCGCTGTCTACGGATTACAACCCGGGTTCTTGTCCAACAGAATCCATGCAGCTGATCATCATGCTGGCTTCGTTGAATTTGAAAATGACGCCGGAAGAAATTTTGACAGCCTGCACGATCAATGCCGCGAACGCAATCGGACGAGGGCGGCAAATCGGTTCGATTGAAATCGGCAAACGAGCGGATCTATCGCTGTTCGACGCACCGAACCTGGCGTATTTACCGTACCACTTTGGCATCAATCATACATTTGGGGTTATTAAGAACGGCCAGCCCCTCGTATGGGACCGACAGATGATATATGCGCAAGCTGGGAAGGGGGAATCCGTGTCATGA
- the hutG gene encoding formimidoylglutamase: MNEKQSFLKPPEQAGFRDHLETKVAHWIRQWDGHEQLLAGIVGVPLSKPSISISSASTTPAAIRTAFKSFTTYSMEYGVDLQEMAVRDLGDIHMHVTDIAECHRRIEESLNVLYHEQPSLVPIILGGDHSITYPSIQAFSRRYEGKKVGIIHFDAHHDVRNFEDGGVTNGTPFRGILESDLVEGQHIVQIGIRGFMNSKPYHDYVKSKGVHVYSARDVRRMGIDPILDQAIALAGSGTEAIYVSFDVDVIDQAFAPGCPAVGTGGMHPWDALDALHRLGALPQVKGIDFVCIDPSVDVRNVTSRLAVQFMLSFLAGMAIRPA, from the coding sequence ATGAACGAGAAGCAATCATTCCTAAAGCCCCCGGAACAGGCTGGTTTCCGAGATCATTTGGAAACCAAGGTTGCGCATTGGATTCGCCAATGGGATGGGCACGAGCAGTTGCTTGCAGGCATTGTCGGCGTGCCGCTCTCCAAGCCTTCGATTTCGATATCCAGCGCATCGACCACGCCTGCGGCAATCCGTACGGCATTCAAGTCGTTCACGACCTATTCCATGGAATACGGCGTAGATCTGCAGGAGATGGCCGTCCGCGATCTTGGCGACATCCACATGCACGTGACGGACATCGCGGAATGCCATCGGCGGATCGAGGAAAGCCTGAACGTGCTGTATCACGAACAGCCGTCGCTCGTTCCGATTATTCTGGGCGGGGATCATTCCATTACCTATCCGTCGATCCAAGCATTCTCGCGGCGTTATGAGGGAAAGAAAGTCGGGATCATCCACTTTGATGCGCATCACGATGTCCGGAATTTCGAAGACGGCGGCGTTACCAACGGCACGCCTTTCCGCGGAATATTGGAATCGGACCTTGTTGAAGGGCAGCACATCGTGCAAATCGGCATTCGCGGGTTTATGAATTCGAAGCCCTATCACGATTATGTGAAGAGCAAAGGCGTTCATGTGTACTCCGCGAGGGACGTAAGGCGGATGGGGATTGATCCTATTCTTGACCAGGCGATTGCGCTTGCTGGCAGCGGAACGGAAGCGATCTACGTCAGCTTCGATGTGGATGTCATCGATCAAGCTTTCGCTCCCGGCTGTCCGGCTGTCGGAACAGGAGGTATGCACCCTTGGGATGCGCTTGATGCGCTGCATCGTCTTGGCGCTCTGCCGCAGGTGAAAGGGATTGATTTTGTTTGCATCGATCCGTCCGTGGATGTGCGCAACGTGACGTCCCGGCTCGCGGTTCAGTTCATGCTCAGCTTCTTGGCCGGAATGGCGATTAGACCAGCTTGA
- a CDS encoding CapA family protein, whose translation MATITLAAVGDLLMRGVIIESARRTNRAGKNEGYAFGPIFAKAAPYLKRPDVTIGNLETTLSGKRWFEQGAGKRYKYERVSRFGNPMFNCPDELALTLKRIGFDVLTTANNHCMDGGTAGLKRTLGVLDRYGLRHTGTARSPEESRRLLIVRAKGIKLGILAYTYGTNSLPVPEPWLVNGIKPNQIIADMKRLKARTDAIIVCMHFGQEYKRIPNDRQRSLVRLLLEHGANAVIGAHPHVIQPVVKSRTKDNYGQVRTRVAAYSLGNFVSDRLYGNALTIRGMILTLTIRKDRSGKTDITGVHVRRTIVKQTMRNGRPVFRIVPQ comes from the coding sequence GTGGCAACCATTACGTTGGCAGCGGTCGGAGACTTGCTGATGAGGGGTGTAATTATCGAGTCCGCGAGGCGGACGAATCGAGCTGGTAAGAATGAAGGCTACGCGTTCGGACCGATTTTTGCGAAAGCTGCACCTTATTTGAAGAGGCCGGACGTGACGATAGGAAATCTGGAGACAACCTTATCAGGCAAGCGATGGTTCGAGCAAGGCGCTGGGAAACGTTACAAATACGAACGGGTGAGCCGCTTCGGTAACCCGATGTTCAATTGCCCGGATGAGCTGGCGCTGACGCTGAAGCGTATCGGCTTCGACGTTCTGACGACGGCGAACAATCACTGCATGGACGGCGGTACCGCCGGCTTGAAGCGGACGCTGGGCGTTCTTGACAGATATGGCCTTAGGCACACGGGCACGGCACGTTCGCCCGAGGAATCGAGGCGGCTTCTTATCGTTCGCGCCAAGGGAATCAAGCTGGGCATTCTCGCCTACACGTACGGGACTAATTCGCTTCCGGTACCGGAGCCGTGGCTCGTGAACGGAATCAAGCCTAATCAAATCATTGCGGATATGAAGCGATTGAAGGCGAGGACGGATGCTATTATCGTATGTATGCATTTCGGACAGGAATATAAGCGCATCCCGAACGACAGGCAGCGGAGCTTGGTCCGGCTGCTGCTGGAGCATGGCGCCAATGCGGTGATTGGCGCGCATCCCCATGTGATTCAGCCCGTCGTGAAGAGCAGGACGAAAGACAATTACGGCCAGGTTCGCACACGCGTCGCCGCCTATTCACTTGGCAATTTCGTCTCTGACCGGCTCTACGGAAACGCGCTTACGATCCGCGGCATGATCTTGACGCTGACCATTCGGAAGGACCGCAGCGGGAAGACCGATATTACGGGAGTCCATGTCCGTCGTACGATCGTTAAGCAGACCATGAGAAATGGCAGACCTGTATTCCGCATTGTCCCGCAGTAA
- a CDS encoding GNAT family N-acetyltransferase codes for MDKMNEVSILASVTDDDKEWLRELWLREWGGEIVISKGQTYHVQDTAALIAWCEGVRVGAVAYHVRDEECELISLNATVEGLGIGSKLMTAVAQTVQPLGVNRIWLITTNDNINALRFYQKQGYRITAVYPNTVDEARKLKPTIPHIGNHDIPIHDEIELEIRL; via the coding sequence ATGGACAAAATGAACGAAGTTAGCATACTCGCTTCAGTGACCGACGATGACAAGGAATGGTTGAGAGAACTATGGCTTAGAGAATGGGGAGGCGAAATCGTCATATCCAAAGGCCAAACGTACCACGTTCAGGATACAGCTGCCCTCATAGCCTGGTGTGAAGGTGTACGGGTTGGAGCGGTTGCTTATCATGTACGCGATGAAGAATGTGAATTGATCAGTTTGAATGCGACCGTAGAAGGCTTAGGGATCGGGAGTAAATTAATGACTGCTGTAGCGCAGACCGTTCAGCCATTGGGCGTGAATCGCATTTGGCTCATCACAACAAATGATAATATAAACGCATTAAGGTTTTATCAAAAGCAAGGCTATCGAATAACCGCCGTATACCCAAACACAGTGGATGAAGCCAGAAAGCTAAAGCCAACCATCCCGCATATTGGAAATCACGATATTCCCATTCATGATGAAATTGAACTTGAAATACGCCTATAG
- the hutU gene encoding urocanate hydratase: MTTKHDAEPKRNIRAPRGTTLSCKGWVQEAALRMLMNNLDPDVAERPEELVVYGGIGKAARNWPSYDAIVRELQRLEDNETLLIQSGKPVGVFRTHERAPRVLLSNSVLVPKWATWEYFRELEQKGLMMYGQMTAGSWIYIGTQGILQGTYETFAEAARQHAGGTLRGTLTLTAGLGGMGGAQPLAVTMNEGVVIAVEVDRTRIERRIQTRYCDVLAETLDEALVLAEQAIAEQRALAIGLLGNAADVYPEFVRRGIKPDFVTDQTSAHDPLVGYIPAGFDLEEAAGLRTYDPERYIRLSKASMAVHVQAMLDLQKMGAVVFDYGNNIRQVAFDEGVTQAFDFPGFVPAYIRPLFCEGKGPFRWAALSGDPEDIRKTDELVLRMFPENDHLRRWIEMASERVAFQGLPARICWLGYGEREKFGLALNEMVKSGELKAPIVIGRDHLDCGSVASPNRETEAMKDGSDAVGDWAILNALINASAGASWVSVHHGGGVGMGYSLHAGMVVVADGTDEAAEHLRSVLTSDPGMGIIRHVDAGYDEAIDSAQKHGIRIPMREEG, translated from the coding sequence ATGACGACGAAGCATGATGCCGAACCCAAACGCAACATTCGCGCCCCGCGCGGTACGACCTTATCCTGCAAAGGCTGGGTGCAGGAAGCTGCATTAAGAATGCTGATGAACAACCTGGACCCCGATGTCGCGGAGCGCCCGGAAGAGCTGGTCGTCTATGGCGGAATCGGGAAAGCGGCACGCAACTGGCCGTCCTACGACGCAATCGTACGCGAGCTGCAGCGGCTGGAAGACAACGAAACGCTGCTGATTCAATCCGGCAAGCCGGTCGGCGTATTCAGAACGCATGAACGTGCGCCGCGCGTACTGCTCTCCAATTCCGTGCTCGTGCCGAAATGGGCGACGTGGGAGTACTTCCGCGAGCTGGAGCAAAAGGGGCTGATGATGTACGGTCAAATGACTGCGGGCAGCTGGATCTATATCGGGACGCAAGGCATCCTGCAGGGGACATACGAAACGTTCGCCGAAGCCGCTCGCCAGCATGCCGGCGGAACGCTGAGAGGCACGCTGACATTGACAGCCGGCCTCGGCGGGATGGGCGGCGCGCAGCCGCTCGCGGTCACGATGAACGAAGGCGTCGTCATTGCGGTCGAAGTCGACCGGACACGAATCGAACGGCGTATTCAAACCCGCTACTGCGATGTGCTGGCCGAAACGCTCGATGAAGCGCTCGTCTTGGCGGAACAAGCCATTGCCGAGCAGCGGGCGCTTGCCATTGGGTTATTAGGCAATGCGGCTGATGTCTATCCGGAGTTCGTGCGCCGGGGCATCAAGCCGGATTTCGTAACGGACCAAACGTCCGCGCATGATCCGCTCGTCGGCTACATTCCGGCCGGCTTCGACTTGGAAGAAGCGGCCGGCTTGCGCACATACGACCCTGAGCGGTACATTCGCTTATCCAAGGCAAGCATGGCCGTACATGTTCAAGCCATGCTGGATTTGCAGAAAATGGGCGCGGTCGTATTCGATTACGGCAACAACATTCGTCAGGTCGCATTCGACGAAGGCGTAACGCAAGCCTTCGATTTCCCTGGCTTCGTGCCTGCTTATATCCGTCCCTTGTTCTGCGAAGGCAAGGGTCCGTTCCGGTGGGCAGCGCTATCCGGCGATCCGGAAGATATTCGCAAGACGGATGAGCTCGTCCTCCGGATGTTCCCGGAGAATGATCATCTTCGCCGTTGGATCGAGATGGCGAGCGAGCGCGTTGCTTTTCAGGGCCTTCCTGCGCGTATTTGCTGGCTGGGCTATGGCGAGCGGGAGAAGTTCGGTCTTGCGCTCAATGAAATGGTGAAGAGCGGCGAGCTCAAAGCACCGATCGTGATCGGCCGCGACCATCTGGACTGCGGCTCAGTGGCATCGCCGAACCGGGAGACGGAAGCGATGAAGGACGGCTCCGACGCGGTAGGCGACTGGGCGATTCTGAACGCGCTGATCAACGCGTCAGCGGGCGCATCTTGGGTATCCGTTCATCATGGAGGCGGCGTCGGCATGGGCTACTCCCTGCATGCAGGAATGGTTGTCGTGGCGGATGGCACCGACGAAGCGGCTGAACACCTGCGCAGCGTCTTGACCTCCGACCCGGGCATGGGCATCATCCGTCACGTAGACGCCGGGTACGATGAGGCGATCGACAGCGCGCAGAAGCACGGCATCCGCATACCTATGCGCGAGGAAGGCTAG
- the hutH gene encoding histidine ammonia-lyase, whose product MTPVILDGEKLTPELVMEVAYEHREVMLCHDARERVKQCREMVEELVAGGKVVYGVSTGFGKFSDVHISPQDTAKLQVNLIRSHACAVGSPLPEETVRALMLLRANALAKGYSGIRLVTLSLLIDCINHGVHPVIPEQGSLGASGDLAPLSHLALVLMGEGEAFYQGERLSGAEALAKAGLEPITLQAKEGLALINGTQIMTSLGTLTFVKARRLARIADVIASLTLESLRGIPDAFAEEVHLARPYPEQIGVAKNLRALLKGSRLTTRQGEIRVQDAYSLRCLPQVHGATRQVLAYAEDKLTIEINAATDNPLLFLEDGKVISGGNFHGQPIAFAMDFLKIGMSELANISERRTERLVNPALSGGLPSFLSHNPGIGSGLMITQYVSASLVSENKVLAHPASVDSIPSSANQEDHVSMGTTAARHAVQVIDNVSKVLAIELLCAAEAAEFIGVDGLAPATRVLYESLRAIVQPVIEDRSTSGDIERIAAALLSGDWLDAIEAVSGPLY is encoded by the coding sequence ATGACACCTGTCATCCTGGACGGAGAGAAGTTAACACCGGAATTGGTTATGGAGGTGGCTTATGAACATCGCGAGGTGATGCTCTGTCATGATGCCCGCGAGCGCGTGAAGCAGTGCCGCGAGATGGTGGAGGAGCTTGTTGCGGGCGGTAAGGTCGTGTATGGCGTCAGCACGGGATTCGGTAAATTCAGCGACGTGCACATCTCGCCGCAAGATACGGCAAAGCTGCAAGTCAACCTCATACGCAGCCATGCCTGTGCCGTCGGAAGCCCGCTGCCTGAAGAAACCGTACGGGCGCTCATGCTGCTTCGCGCGAATGCGCTTGCCAAAGGCTATTCCGGCATTCGCCTGGTAACGCTCAGCCTGCTCATCGATTGTATCAATCACGGTGTGCATCCGGTCATTCCCGAGCAAGGATCGCTCGGCGCGAGCGGAGATTTGGCGCCTTTGTCCCATCTTGCCCTTGTGCTGATGGGCGAAGGCGAAGCATTCTATCAAGGTGAACGGCTTTCTGGCGCCGAGGCGCTCGCCAAGGCGGGGCTCGAGCCGATCACTCTGCAGGCCAAAGAAGGGCTCGCGCTCATCAACGGCACGCAAATCATGACCTCGCTCGGCACACTAACCTTTGTTAAAGCGCGGAGATTAGCACGGATCGCGGATGTCATCGCTTCGCTTACGCTGGAGAGCCTGCGGGGAATCCCGGATGCCTTCGCTGAGGAAGTGCATCTTGCCCGACCGTACCCCGAACAAATCGGCGTAGCGAAGAATCTACGCGCCCTGCTGAAGGGCAGCCGATTAACGACGCGTCAAGGCGAAATTCGGGTACAGGATGCATACTCACTCCGCTGCTTGCCGCAGGTTCATGGCGCGACTCGCCAAGTTCTGGCTTATGCAGAGGACAAATTGACGATTGAAATCAATGCCGCGACGGATAATCCGCTCTTGTTCTTAGAGGATGGGAAGGTCATCTCTGGCGGTAATTTCCATGGTCAGCCGATTGCGTTTGCAATGGATTTTCTGAAGATTGGCATGAGCGAGCTTGCGAATATATCGGAACGGCGCACTGAACGCCTCGTGAATCCCGCGCTGTCCGGCGGTTTGCCCTCTTTCCTCAGCCATAATCCGGGCATCGGCTCAGGTCTCATGATCACGCAGTATGTAAGTGCCTCGCTCGTATCGGAGAACAAAGTGCTTGCGCATCCTGCGAGTGTAGATTCCATTCCGTCTTCGGCCAATCAGGAGGATCATGTGTCCATGGGCACGACTGCCGCAAGACATGCGGTTCAGGTGATCGATAACGTCTCCAAAGTGCTGGCGATCGAATTGCTGTGCGCGGCAGAAGCGGCCGAATTTATCGGCGTCGACGGGCTTGCGCCCGCAACCCGCGTGCTCTACGAAAGCCTGCGTGCCATCGTTCAGCCGGTTATTGAAGATCGTTCCACGTCCGGCGATATCGAGCGAATTGCGGCCGCCTTGCTGTCCGGCGATTGGCTGGATGCGATCGAAGCCGTTTCCGGTCCTTTGTATTAA